A genomic window from Glycine max cultivar Williams 82 chromosome 17, Glycine_max_v4.0, whole genome shotgun sequence includes:
- the LOC100777707 gene encoding probable esterase KAI2, translating to MGIVEEAHNVRIVGKGNEIVILAHGFGTDQSVWKHLVPHLVDDYQVILYDNMGAGTTNPDYFDFERYYTIDGFVYDLLAILQELQVQSCIFVGHSLSAMVGLLASISHPHLFTKLILVSASPRFLNDSEYFGGFQQEDLTQLYDGIRSNYKAWCSGFAPLVIGGDMDSVAVQEFSRTLFNMRPDIALSLAQTIFQFDMRPILCHVTVPCHIIQSTKDLAAPVVVAEYLQQNLGGKTIVEVMPTEGHLPQLSSPDIVVPVLLNHIRHNLAEDK from the exons ATGGGTATCGTGGAAGAGGCTCACAACGTGAGAATAGTAGGGAAGGGGAATGAAATCGTGATTCTTGCTCATGGGTTCGGCACGGACCAATCGGTGTGGAAGCACCTTGTACCGCATCTGGTCGATGATTACCAAGTGATCTTGTACGACAACATGGGTGCTGGTACCACGAACCCAGACTACTTCGACTTCGAACGTTACTACACGATCGATGGTTTTGTCTATGACCTACTCGCCATCTTGCAAGAGCTTCAGGTGCAATCTTGTATCTTCGTTGGCCACTCTCTTTCTGCTATGGTGGGCCTCCTCGCTTCCATCTCTCACCCTCATCTCTTCACTAAACTCATCCTTGTCTCTGCCTCTCCAAG GTTTCTGAATGATTCAGAATACTTTGGAGGGTTCCAGCAAGAAGATCTGACCCAACTCTACGATGGAATCCGGTCGAATTACAAAGCATGGTGTTCGGGGTTCGCTCCGCTGGTGATCGGCGGCGACATGGACTCGGTGGCGGTGCAGGAGTTCAGCCGAACGCTCTTCAACATGCGGCCAGACATAGCCTTGAGTTTGGCGCAGACCATATTCCAGTTCGACATGAGGCCAATCCTATGCCACGTCACGGTGCCGTGCCACATCATTCAGAGCACCAAGGACCTGGCTGCGCCGGTTGTGGTGGCGGAGTATCTGCAGCAGAATTTGGGAGGGAAGACCATCGTGGAGGTCATGCCCACCGAGGGCCACTTGCCGCAGCTGAGCTCGCCGGATATTGTGGTTCCGGTTTTGCTCAACCACATCCGACACAATTTGGCAGAGGacaaataa